A portion of the Streptomyces erythrochromogenes genome contains these proteins:
- a CDS encoding class I SAM-dependent methyltransferase translates to MADTGLSPDGAGSPGGGRYGEQVFRPDQGGEGDRIDLGALTYDDTTMARLRTLGAGPGWTCLDVGAGTGTVARRLLAEAGVAEVLAVDRDVRFLAAHPVTGLTVLQADVTADDFAPGPFRLVHARFLLMHLPSPQHMVARLSRLLAPGGVLVVSDAVDLTTASAPSTPYTRAMRAMWQGLRESIGTDVSHVPRHPELLRGAGLESVAAEIHVPPLLPGSPISRFWADTWERARAAMVGTGLVDDAGLDEAVAYLDSPRCTGLSPGMLTAWGWKPAS, encoded by the coding sequence ATGGCTGACACAGGGCTGTCACCGGACGGTGCCGGCTCCCCGGGCGGGGGGCGCTACGGCGAGCAGGTCTTCCGGCCCGACCAGGGAGGCGAGGGCGACCGCATCGACCTCGGCGCCCTCACGTACGACGACACCACCATGGCCCGGCTCCGAACGCTGGGGGCGGGACCCGGCTGGACCTGCCTGGACGTGGGAGCGGGAACGGGCACGGTGGCCCGCCGCCTGCTCGCCGAAGCGGGCGTCGCCGAGGTCCTCGCCGTGGACCGCGACGTGCGCTTCCTCGCCGCGCACCCCGTGACCGGACTGACCGTGCTCCAGGCCGACGTCACCGCCGACGACTTCGCCCCGGGCCCCTTCCGGCTGGTCCACGCGCGGTTCCTGCTCATGCACCTGCCCTCCCCGCAGCACATGGTCGCCAGGCTGAGCCGGCTCCTCGCCCCCGGTGGCGTACTCGTCGTCAGCGACGCGGTCGACCTCACCACCGCCTCCGCACCCAGCACGCCGTACACCCGCGCCATGCGGGCCATGTGGCAGGGGCTGCGCGAGAGCATCGGCACGGACGTCTCCCACGTCCCCCGGCACCCGGAGCTGTTGCGGGGGGCGGGGCTGGAATCCGTGGCGGCCGAGATCCACGTACCACCCCTCCTGCCGGGGAGCCCGATCAGCAGGTTCTGGGCCGATACCTGGGAGCGGGCCCGCGCGGCGATGGTGGGGACCGGCCTCGTCGACGACGCAGGGCTGGACGAGGCCGTCGCCTACCTGGATTCGCCCCGGTGCACCGGGCTGTCCCCCGGCATGCTCACGGCCTGGGGCTGGAAGCCCGCGTCCTAG
- a CDS encoding Ig domain-containing protein produces the protein MSTHLRTPRRLAALAIGLAALLAAPAGPALAAPQVGAAPAIQDVAAAPVVANPGNQVSLQWDSAYLQMTATGGVKPYTWSASNLHLGTSINASTGLISGVLRGSGTRTVTVTARDATGASAPVTFTWRVIRDACPRC, from the coding sequence TTGAGCACACACTTACGCACCCCGCGCAGACTGGCGGCCCTGGCCATCGGCCTGGCAGCCCTCCTGGCCGCGCCTGCCGGACCGGCCCTCGCCGCCCCGCAGGTCGGTGCCGCGCCCGCGATCCAAGACGTGGCGGCCGCCCCGGTCGTGGCCAACCCCGGCAACCAGGTCAGCCTCCAGTGGGACAGCGCCTACCTGCAGATGACGGCCACCGGCGGCGTGAAGCCGTACACCTGGTCGGCCTCGAACCTGCACCTCGGTACTTCGATCAACGCTTCGACCGGCCTGATCTCGGGCGTCCTGCGCGGCAGCGGAACCCGTACCGTCACCGTCACCGCCAGGGACGCCACGGGTGCCTCGGCCCCGGTCACCTTCACCTGGCGCGTGATCCGCGACGCCTGCCCCCGCTGCTGA
- a CDS encoding nucleoside/nucleotide kinase family protein codes for MQTTTELVVRAAELAGRGGRRILGVAGPPGAGKSTLAARLAEALGPRTAVVVPMDGFHLAQAELNRLGRADRKGAPDTFDAAGYVSLLARLRASAAGGATVYAPAFDRSIEEPIAGSIPVAPDVPLVITEGNYLLHDAGEWAGVRPLLDEAWYCAPDEDARVRRLVERHVRHGKEPARARAWVARSDEANARLVAAGRHRADLVVDPG; via the coding sequence GTGCAGACGACGACGGAGCTGGTGGTGAGGGCGGCCGAGCTGGCCGGCCGGGGCGGTCGGCGGATCCTCGGCGTGGCCGGGCCGCCGGGCGCGGGGAAGTCGACCCTGGCCGCCCGGCTCGCCGAAGCGCTCGGCCCGCGGACGGCCGTGGTGGTCCCGATGGACGGGTTCCACCTCGCCCAGGCCGAGTTGAACCGCCTGGGGCGGGCCGACCGCAAGGGGGCCCCGGACACCTTCGACGCGGCCGGCTACGTATCGCTCCTGGCGCGGCTGCGCGCATCCGCCGCCGGCGGTGCCACCGTCTACGCGCCCGCCTTCGACCGCTCCATCGAGGAGCCGATCGCGGGCAGCATCCCTGTTGCTCCGGACGTACCGCTGGTCATCACCGAGGGCAACTACCTGTTGCACGACGCGGGGGAGTGGGCCGGAGTGCGGCCGCTGCTGGACGAGGCCTGGTACTGCGCTCCGGACGAGGACGCGCGGGTCCGGCGCCTGGTCGAACGGCACGTCCGCCACGGCAAGGAACCGGCCCGCGCACGCGCCTGGGTGGCCCGCTCGGACGAGGCGAACGCCCGCCTCGTCGCCGCCGGCCGCCACCGCGCCGACCTCGTCGTCGACCCCGGCTGA